In a single window of the Longimicrobium sp. genome:
- the lon gene encoding endopeptidase La, which produces MSERTTLPVLPLRETVIFPGTAVPISAGRPGTLQAIEAALAGDRRMLAVAQKENRDEVEADNLYNVGTVVRIAQVQRGGGGVQLLIHGEHRALALQYLPTPDRGLSAHVREMTDLEPVNAEDPAFIALYKELRDRAAELGKRRGIPAEMLQQFMEGITDPGQFADLVAFYVEMDTTAKQKLLEVLSVEERLRSLLLIVQRQLTLIEAQEEIQAQVQEELGERQREMLLREQMKAIQRELGEEDEGREIEELREKIESLELPEAAREETLRELGRLERTNPQSAEYQVIRTYLEWVTDLPWNTRTDDHLDLVAAEEILHEDHYGLEDVKDRVLEFLAVRQLAARRAAAEAKEEAVHEAELEGGALEAEVLEAAAEAGLVPDAEASQAETDAAADGEGVEEKIEKQVTEAKARATAKGPILLFVGPPGVGKTSIAKSIARALGRKYVRIALGGARDEADIRGHRRTYVGAMPGRIIQALKQAKSRNPVLLLDEVDKLGVSLQGDPSAALLEVLDPAQNHEFTDHYLGVPFDLSEVLFIATANYAQNIPAPLYDRMEAVEFRGYTEMEKKEIAKRYLLPRQEQENGLEPGEFEVTEEALQAVIAEYTREAGVRQLEREIGKLARKAARRIASGSLSIVSVDEERVKEFLGRTKVHPERANREDQVGVATGMYYTPTGGDIMFIEVSAQTRTAQSTAAAAAESEGTSAGFGNLVLTGQLGEVMKESARAALTYARANAVRYGIDPRKAWGSEIHIHVPAGAIPKDGPSAGVALTAALVSVLSGTPVRADVSMTGEVTLTGRVLPIGGVKEKLLGAWRAGIRTIVLPKENEADLDDLPREVVEQMEVHPVESIDQALSVTLRGASLSEGKLLFPELPLPPAIQGGRGLEGEVRMHGGR; this is translated from the coding sequence ATGAGCGAGAGAACGACGCTTCCGGTCCTCCCCCTGCGGGAGACCGTGATCTTCCCCGGGACCGCCGTGCCGATCTCGGCCGGGCGCCCGGGGACGCTGCAGGCCATCGAGGCGGCGCTCGCGGGCGACCGCCGTATGCTGGCCGTGGCACAGAAGGAGAACCGCGACGAGGTGGAGGCCGACAACCTCTACAACGTGGGCACCGTGGTGCGCATCGCCCAGGTGCAGCGCGGCGGGGGCGGGGTGCAGCTGCTGATCCACGGCGAGCACCGCGCCCTGGCGCTGCAGTACCTGCCCACCCCCGACCGGGGGCTCAGCGCGCACGTGCGCGAGATGACGGACCTGGAGCCGGTGAACGCCGAAGACCCGGCCTTCATCGCGCTGTACAAGGAGCTGCGCGACCGCGCGGCCGAGCTGGGGAAGCGGCGCGGCATCCCCGCCGAGATGCTCCAGCAGTTCATGGAGGGGATCACCGACCCCGGCCAGTTCGCCGACCTGGTGGCCTTCTACGTGGAGATGGACACCACGGCCAAGCAGAAGCTGCTGGAGGTGCTCTCGGTCGAGGAGCGCCTGCGCTCGCTGCTCCTGATCGTGCAGCGCCAGCTCACCCTGATCGAGGCGCAGGAGGAGATCCAGGCGCAGGTGCAGGAGGAGCTGGGCGAGCGCCAGCGCGAGATGCTGCTGCGCGAGCAGATGAAGGCGATCCAGCGCGAGCTGGGCGAGGAGGACGAGGGGCGCGAGATCGAGGAGCTGCGCGAGAAGATCGAGTCGCTGGAGCTCCCCGAGGCCGCGCGCGAGGAGACGCTGCGCGAGTTGGGGCGCCTGGAGCGCACCAACCCGCAGAGCGCCGAGTACCAGGTGATCCGCACCTACCTGGAGTGGGTGACCGACCTGCCCTGGAACACGCGCACCGACGACCACCTGGACCTGGTGGCCGCCGAGGAGATCCTGCACGAGGACCACTACGGGCTGGAGGACGTGAAGGACCGCGTCCTCGAGTTCCTGGCCGTGCGCCAGCTGGCCGCCCGCCGCGCCGCGGCCGAGGCGAAGGAGGAGGCCGTCCACGAGGCCGAGCTGGAGGGCGGCGCGCTGGAGGCCGAGGTGCTGGAGGCCGCCGCCGAGGCGGGGCTCGTCCCCGACGCGGAGGCTTCCCAGGCGGAGACCGACGCCGCCGCCGACGGCGAGGGCGTGGAGGAGAAGATCGAGAAGCAGGTGACCGAGGCCAAGGCGCGCGCCACGGCCAAGGGCCCGATCCTGCTGTTCGTGGGCCCGCCGGGCGTGGGGAAGACCTCCATCGCCAAGTCGATCGCGCGGGCGCTGGGGCGCAAGTACGTGCGCATCGCCCTGGGCGGCGCGCGCGACGAGGCCGACATCCGCGGCCACCGGCGCACCTACGTGGGGGCCATGCCGGGGCGCATCATCCAGGCGCTCAAGCAGGCCAAGAGCCGCAACCCGGTGCTCCTGCTGGACGAGGTCGACAAGCTGGGCGTCAGCCTGCAGGGCGACCCCTCGGCGGCGCTGCTGGAGGTGCTGGACCCGGCGCAGAACCACGAGTTCACCGACCACTACCTGGGCGTGCCGTTCGACCTGTCGGAGGTGCTCTTCATCGCCACGGCGAACTACGCGCAGAACATCCCGGCGCCGCTGTACGACCGCATGGAGGCGGTGGAGTTCCGCGGCTACACCGAGATGGAGAAGAAGGAGATCGCCAAGCGCTACCTCCTCCCGCGCCAGGAGCAGGAGAACGGCCTGGAGCCGGGCGAGTTCGAGGTGACCGAGGAGGCGCTGCAGGCGGTGATCGCCGAGTACACGCGCGAGGCGGGGGTGCGCCAGCTGGAGCGCGAGATCGGCAAGCTGGCCCGCAAGGCGGCGCGCCGCATCGCCTCGGGGAGCCTGAGCATCGTCTCGGTCGACGAGGAGCGGGTGAAGGAGTTCCTGGGCCGCACCAAGGTGCACCCCGAGCGGGCCAACCGCGAGGACCAGGTGGGCGTGGCCACGGGGATGTACTACACCCCCACGGGCGGCGACATCATGTTCATCGAGGTGAGCGCGCAGACCCGCACCGCGCAGAGCACGGCGGCCGCGGCGGCCGAGAGCGAGGGGACCTCCGCCGGCTTCGGCAACCTGGTGCTCACCGGCCAGCTGGGCGAGGTGATGAAGGAGTCGGCGCGGGCGGCGCTCACCTATGCGCGGGCCAACGCGGTGCGCTACGGGATCGACCCGCGCAAGGCGTGGGGCTCGGAGATCCACATCCACGTGCCGGCGGGGGCGATCCCCAAGGACGGTCCCTCGGCGGGGGTGGCGCTCACCGCGGCGCTGGTCTCGGTCCTGAGCGGCACGCCGGTGCGCGCCGACGTGTCGATGACGGGCGAGGTGACGCTCACCGGCCGGGTGCTCCCGATCGGCGGCGTGAAGGAGAAGCTGCTGGGCGCCTGGCGCGCGGGGATCCGCACCATCGTGCTCCCGAAGGAGAACGAGGCGGACCTGGACGACCTGCCGCGCGAGGTGGTGGAGCAGATGGAGGTCCACCCCGTGGAGTCGATCGACCAGGCGCTCTCGGTGACGCTGCGCGGCGCCAGCTTGAGCGAAGGGAAGCTGCTCTTCCCCGAGCTGCCGCTGCCGCCCGCCATCCAGGGCGGACGCGGGCTGGAGGGCGAGGTGCGGATGCACGGGGGACGGTAA
- a CDS encoding sigma 54-interacting transcriptional regulator — protein sequence MSQRPTTLGALRAAGYRTRSVKTELRENLIARLKAGGTLFPGIVGYEDSVVPGIVNAVLARQNFILLGLRGQAKSRIIRQLTGLLDPLVPVLAGTETNDDPFAPISKHGRQLVEQAGDDAPIEWIGPDRRYVEKLATPDVTVADLIGDMDPIRAARGGHLLSDELTINFGLLPRANRGIFAINELPDLSGKVQVGLFNVLQEGDVQIKGYPVRLPLDVMMVFSANPEDYTARGKIITPLKDRIGAEIQTHYPRTPEEGMAITRQEAWLRRDGVPVEVPPFIAELVERVAFLARDDKRIDRRSGVSQRMPISVLETAVSNAERRALAAGEGRIVPRVADVYAALPSITGKMELEYEGELQGSDAIARDLIAAAARDLFDRTWDADDLGDVVEHFDHGGVLQISDGAGADACLQGLQGVPGLVEALREAGLFDEDDLGVTVAAAELLLEGLAAHRKISRAESGTYSRARPERKGKGGGSGGFSFGGSDVF from the coding sequence ATGTCGCAGCGTCCCACCACCCTCGGCGCCCTGCGCGCCGCCGGCTACCGCACCCGCTCCGTCAAGACCGAGCTGCGCGAGAACCTGATCGCGCGGCTGAAGGCGGGCGGCACCCTCTTCCCCGGGATCGTGGGGTACGAGGACTCGGTGGTGCCGGGGATCGTCAACGCCGTGTTGGCCCGGCAGAACTTCATCCTGCTGGGGCTGCGCGGGCAGGCCAAGAGCCGCATCATCCGCCAGCTCACGGGGCTGCTGGACCCTCTGGTCCCCGTGCTGGCCGGCACCGAGACCAACGACGACCCCTTCGCCCCCATCTCCAAGCACGGCCGGCAGCTGGTGGAGCAGGCGGGCGACGACGCCCCGATCGAGTGGATCGGCCCCGACCGGCGCTACGTGGAGAAGCTGGCCACCCCCGACGTGACCGTGGCCGACCTGATCGGCGACATGGACCCGATCCGCGCCGCGCGGGGCGGGCACCTCCTCTCCGACGAGCTCACCATCAACTTCGGGCTGCTCCCGCGCGCCAACCGCGGCATCTTCGCCATCAACGAGCTGCCGGACCTGTCGGGGAAGGTGCAGGTGGGGCTCTTCAACGTGCTGCAGGAGGGCGACGTCCAGATCAAGGGCTACCCGGTGCGCCTGCCGCTGGACGTGATGATGGTCTTCAGCGCCAACCCCGAGGACTACACGGCGCGCGGCAAGATCATCACCCCGCTCAAGGACCGCATCGGCGCCGAGATCCAGACGCACTACCCGCGCACCCCCGAGGAGGGGATGGCCATCACCCGGCAGGAGGCGTGGCTCCGGCGCGACGGCGTCCCCGTCGAGGTGCCCCCCTTCATCGCCGAGCTGGTGGAGCGCGTGGCGTTCCTGGCGCGCGACGACAAGCGCATCGACCGGAGGAGCGGCGTCAGCCAGCGCATGCCGATCTCGGTGCTGGAGACCGCCGTCTCCAACGCCGAGCGCCGGGCGCTCGCGGCGGGCGAGGGGCGCATCGTCCCCCGCGTGGCCGACGTGTACGCGGCGCTCCCCTCCATCACCGGGAAGATGGAGCTGGAGTACGAGGGCGAGCTGCAGGGCTCCGACGCCATCGCCCGCGACCTGATCGCGGCCGCCGCGCGCGACCTCTTCGACCGCACCTGGGACGCCGACGACCTGGGCGACGTGGTGGAGCACTTCGACCACGGCGGCGTGCTGCAGATCTCCGACGGCGCCGGCGCCGACGCGTGCCTGCAGGGGCTCCAGGGGGTGCCCGGCCTGGTGGAGGCGCTGCGCGAGGCGGGCCTCTTCGACGAGGACGACCTGGGGGTGACGGTTGCGGCGGCCGAACTGCTGCTGGAGGGCCTCGCCGCGCACCGCAAGATCAGCCGGGCCGAGAGCGGCACCTACTCGCGCGCCCGCCCCGAGCGGAAGGGGAAGGGCGGCGGCTCCGGCGGCTTCAGCTTCGGCGGCAGCGACGTGTTCTGA
- a CDS encoding toll/interleukin-1 receptor domain-containing protein, with protein MKKEPDPELRAEYDFSTGVRGKYAERHRQGPVRTRERRVSVFLAHGPRDRFFARKIAERLREHGVLAWAEEAEVGAGESLRGKLAAVIGEVEYLAVVLSHDSAASEWVRTELPDAARAELAEHYVPTLVFLVEPVEVPPFLRDRFSTDFTTPERFEESFPRLLSGIGALLEPLDRESEGSAPEPGRAGPFRRARR; from the coding sequence ATGAAGAAGGAACCTGATCCCGAGCTGCGCGCCGAGTACGACTTCAGCACGGGCGTGCGGGGGAAGTACGCCGAGCGCCACCGGCAGGGCCCGGTCCGCACGCGCGAGCGCAGGGTCTCGGTCTTCCTGGCCCACGGCCCGCGCGACCGCTTCTTCGCCCGGAAGATCGCGGAGCGGCTGCGGGAGCACGGCGTGCTGGCCTGGGCCGAAGAGGCGGAGGTCGGGGCGGGCGAGTCGCTGCGCGGGAAGCTGGCGGCGGTGATCGGCGAGGTCGAGTACCTGGCCGTGGTCCTCTCCCACGACTCCGCCGCTTCCGAATGGGTGCGGACGGAGCTGCCGGACGCCGCCCGGGCGGAGCTCGCGGAGCACTACGTTCCCACCCTGGTGTTCCTGGTGGAGCCGGTCGAAGTGCCTCCCTTCCTGCGCGACCGGTTCAGCACGGACTTCACCACGCCGGAGCGCTTCGAGGAGTCCTTCCCGCGTCTGCTGAGCGGAATCGGGGCGCTGCTCGAGCCGCTCGACCGGGAGAGCGAAGGATCCGCTCCCGAGCCCGGGCGGGCCGGACCTTTCCGCCGCGCGCGCCGGTAG
- a CDS encoding NUDIX domain-containing protein, with protein MSDDRPQSAASSARRATGDPSVFLIPEESLPPGFAEKVDDPALVPVPPRPAATVVLLREGGGGLEALLLRRHKRSGFAAGAWVFPGGVVDPRDSSGEVADRLDGPTPGEWAERLEVDAAEALGYVAAAIREAFEETGILLARPDPEGPTQLHDAESMAVARRALLNDVVSLRDVAVGNGLRLMGDALVYIAHWITPEPEPRRYDTRFFAARAPEDAACEVHDAEMTDAVWLPPREAVERFRAGQMKLLPPTVRTLEQLASFADFGALRAALEDAPVPTILPRMRRDPGGVSIVVPPPA; from the coding sequence GTGTCCGACGACCGCCCGCAGTCCGCCGCCTCGTCCGCGCGCCGCGCCACCGGCGACCCCAGCGTCTTCCTGATCCCGGAGGAGAGCCTTCCCCCCGGGTTCGCGGAGAAGGTGGACGACCCCGCGCTGGTGCCCGTCCCCCCGCGCCCCGCCGCCACCGTGGTCCTGCTGCGCGAGGGCGGGGGCGGGCTGGAGGCGCTGCTGCTCCGGCGCCACAAGCGGAGCGGCTTCGCGGCCGGGGCGTGGGTCTTCCCCGGCGGCGTGGTGGACCCGCGCGACTCGAGCGGCGAGGTGGCCGACCGGCTCGACGGCCCCACCCCGGGCGAGTGGGCGGAGCGGCTGGAAGTCGATGCGGCCGAGGCGCTGGGGTACGTGGCCGCCGCCATTCGCGAGGCGTTCGAGGAGACGGGGATCCTGCTGGCGCGCCCCGATCCCGAGGGCCCCACCCAGCTCCACGACGCCGAGAGCATGGCCGTGGCGCGCCGGGCGCTGCTGAACGACGTCGTCTCGCTCCGCGACGTGGCGGTGGGGAACGGGCTGCGGCTCATGGGCGACGCGCTGGTCTACATCGCCCACTGGATCACCCCCGAGCCCGAGCCGCGCCGCTACGACACCCGCTTCTTCGCCGCGCGCGCGCCCGAGGACGCGGCTTGCGAGGTGCACGACGCGGAGATGACCGACGCGGTGTGGCTCCCCCCGCGCGAGGCCGTCGAGCGCTTCCGCGCCGGGCAGATGAAGCTGCTGCCGCCCACCGTGCGCACCCTGGAGCAGCTCGCGTCCTTCGCCGATTTCGGCGCCCTGCGCGCCGCGCTGGAAGACGCCCCCGTCCCCACCATCCTCCCCCGCATGCGCCGCGACCCCGGCGGCGTCTCGATCGTGGTGCCGCCTCCCGCCTGA
- a CDS encoding CHAT domain-containing protein, translating into MTEKEEAVASFLAATQTWLGGDLRGALDQLARAEALAREAGDAGLLATILVQKPAWLREAGRAGEARAALQAVEAGIDAVPPEVRGMVLAALRMEQGIVATQAGEFAAAERHLREAERMTEGERWAPVLLSDILANLAALYLEQGKLEAARETLARAIDLDRRTGNVRALSNDLNLLALVYQTSGDLETADAYLREALAEAEKGGFLKEAADALSNLAVQLDEKGQVELARAGFESVLSLYRRIGNQDAIASTLSSLGVVAAKRGDHAEARRLHQEAQALHRQVGNAAYALRGDLNLAQTELSRGDARAALARASKVVDEAEALGLVELLWRGLWLKARARAATVRGAADASEAARALNDEVLPAYAQAAEAVELLRTGIGRPEEREQLLWNKEDLYAEGLLLSATLSQRWNAFYFSERARARAFLDALGAERLQRSVAGDPLLERREQLARELTGLRDGDRERARPLLQELRRLRAEIRSAGPRAAAVTDTLPGHDALFRAIPPKTAVVEFFAGPGDHLAVFVLTSEGMPALTVNRLGRFDLGDLVERFRTELTTRVEGVPTGEVLFHLLFGPVWDVLRPMERLLIVPHGALHYVSFGATWFRPAGEGPQRVYLAESAALSVLPSAAFLPVCLGLARPALRKGAARVLGNPTRDLPGAELEAVGVAARLGVAPLLGSRATRAALLDAPPDLAVVHVASHGVYDPLDPLLSGVEMADGRVTAEDLMESRISAGLLTLSGCVTGLAKRYPGDELAGLTRAAAAAGIPSVVTSLWPVEDQSAREFFAQFYQALSQGHPKDLSMRLAQRALQEDPEFGHPGFWAPFVLFGDWR; encoded by the coding sequence ATGACGGAGAAAGAGGAAGCGGTGGCGTCGTTTCTCGCCGCCACGCAGACGTGGCTGGGGGGCGACCTGCGGGGTGCGCTCGACCAGCTCGCGCGGGCCGAAGCCCTGGCGCGCGAGGCCGGCGACGCGGGGCTCCTGGCCACGATCCTGGTGCAGAAGCCCGCGTGGCTGCGCGAGGCGGGGCGCGCCGGGGAGGCGCGGGCCGCCCTCCAGGCGGTCGAAGCGGGGATCGACGCCGTGCCGCCCGAGGTGCGCGGCATGGTCCTGGCCGCCCTGCGCATGGAGCAGGGGATCGTGGCCACCCAGGCCGGCGAGTTCGCCGCGGCCGAGCGGCACCTCCGCGAGGCCGAACGGATGACGGAGGGAGAGCGGTGGGCGCCCGTGCTCCTCTCGGACATCCTGGCCAACCTGGCCGCCCTCTACCTGGAACAGGGGAAGCTGGAGGCCGCCCGGGAGACCCTGGCGCGCGCCATCGACCTCGACCGCCGGACCGGGAACGTCCGGGCGCTCTCCAACGACCTGAACCTCCTGGCCCTGGTCTACCAGACGAGCGGCGACCTCGAAACGGCCGACGCCTACCTGCGGGAAGCGCTCGCCGAGGCGGAGAAGGGCGGGTTCCTCAAGGAGGCGGCCGACGCGCTGAGCAACCTGGCCGTGCAGCTGGACGAGAAGGGACAGGTCGAGCTCGCGCGCGCCGGCTTCGAGTCGGTGCTCTCGCTCTACCGCCGCATCGGCAACCAGGACGCCATCGCCAGCACGCTCTCCAGCCTGGGCGTGGTGGCGGCGAAGCGCGGCGACCACGCGGAGGCTCGCCGGCTGCACCAGGAGGCCCAGGCGCTGCACCGGCAGGTGGGGAACGCCGCCTACGCCCTGCGCGGCGACCTCAACCTCGCCCAGACGGAGCTGTCGCGCGGAGACGCGCGAGCCGCGCTCGCGCGCGCCTCGAAGGTGGTGGACGAGGCGGAGGCGCTCGGCCTGGTCGAGCTCCTGTGGCGCGGGCTCTGGCTGAAGGCGCGCGCGCGCGCCGCCACCGTGCGGGGCGCCGCCGACGCGAGCGAGGCGGCCCGCGCGCTGAACGACGAGGTCCTCCCGGCGTATGCGCAGGCCGCGGAAGCCGTGGAGCTGCTGCGGACCGGCATCGGCCGCCCCGAGGAGCGCGAGCAGCTCCTCTGGAACAAAGAGGACCTGTACGCTGAGGGGCTGCTGCTCAGCGCCACGCTCTCCCAGCGCTGGAACGCGTTCTACTTCAGCGAGCGCGCGCGGGCCCGCGCCTTCCTCGACGCGCTGGGCGCAGAGCGCCTGCAGCGCAGCGTGGCGGGGGACCCCCTGCTGGAGCGGCGCGAGCAGCTGGCCCGCGAGCTCACCGGGCTGCGGGACGGAGACCGCGAGCGGGCGCGGCCGCTGCTGCAGGAGCTGCGGCGGCTGCGGGCCGAGATCCGCTCCGCCGGGCCGCGGGCGGCCGCCGTTACCGACACGCTGCCGGGCCACGACGCGCTCTTCCGGGCGATCCCGCCGAAGACGGCGGTGGTGGAGTTCTTCGCGGGCCCCGGCGACCACCTCGCGGTGTTCGTGCTGACGAGCGAAGGGATGCCCGCGCTGACCGTCAACCGGCTCGGCAGGTTCGACCTGGGCGACCTGGTCGAGCGGTTCCGCACCGAGCTGACGACGCGGGTGGAGGGAGTCCCGACCGGAGAGGTGCTCTTCCACCTCCTCTTCGGGCCGGTGTGGGACGTGCTGCGGCCGATGGAGCGGCTGCTGATCGTCCCGCACGGGGCCCTCCACTACGTCTCCTTCGGCGCCACCTGGTTCCGGCCGGCCGGGGAAGGTCCGCAGCGGGTGTACCTGGCCGAGTCCGCCGCGCTCAGCGTCCTCCCCTCGGCGGCGTTCCTCCCGGTGTGCCTGGGGCTCGCCCGTCCGGCGCTGCGGAAGGGGGCCGCGCGGGTGCTCGGCAACCCCACCCGCGACCTTCCCGGCGCGGAGCTCGAGGCCGTCGGGGTCGCGGCCCGCCTGGGAGTCGCGCCGCTGCTGGGGAGCAGGGCCACGCGGGCGGCGCTACTCGACGCGCCGCCGGACCTGGCGGTGGTGCACGTCGCCTCCCACGGCGTGTACGACCCGCTCGACCCCCTCCTCTCCGGCGTCGAGATGGCGGACGGGCGGGTGACGGCGGAAGACCTGATGGAAAGCCGGATCTCGGCGGGCCTGCTCACGCTCAGCGGGTGCGTGACGGGGCTGGCGAAGCGCTACCCCGGCGACGAGCTGGCCGGACTGACGCGCGCGGCCGCGGCCGCCGGGATCCCCAGCGTGGTCACTTCGCTGTGGCCGGTGGAGGACCAGTCGGCCCGCGAGTTCTTCGCCCAGTTCTACCAGGCGCTCTCGCAGGGCCACCCGAAGGACCTGTCGATGCGGCTCGCGCAGCGGGCGCTCCAGGAAGACCCGGAGTTCGGCCACCCCGGCTTCTGGGCGCCGTTCGTCCTTTTCGGCGACTGGCGGTGA
- a CDS encoding S8/S53 family peptidase codes for MVRFRLTAPLAAAALLALAACSDDSQTPLAPPAAPAAARVEGQIPTRAQERPGTFVDFTDEALWEHVAAGGGVATVGLKAPGAPRGFYRGKVLVDAPTWSQAGRAVLAQQGVTLLQRDTLLPTLKVRLASVDALRAVRRLGFVDYVEPVMAAGDLNSHAGVGGCSWGDPWTGDRQYTASGDVYSQKFTAMGIPSAWTLSSGAGVTIGLIDTGLSSAQGQFMSTFTSGESAGRSLRLLYVSPTFTSAYDECGHGTRMAGIIAAPRDGQNVGGIAYRANLVSVRHANGVAAVSSSDAKYGVRGALQYGSWVIAMAWESLNWWWQVSDEIEYWHYNYDVLFFGAAGTSGCGDGILDSNVVFPADMPEVVAVTGVTYPGGGVPCGIHHGSDVELTAYLDVPSTGRYTGDVVSMGGSSNATAVVSSVAALVWSRNPALTRDQLRQRLWQTAQYYPSRHSEEGYGVINAYRAVSGN; via the coding sequence ATGGTCCGTTTCCGTCTCACCGCCCCGCTCGCCGCGGCCGCGCTGCTCGCGCTCGCCGCGTGCTCCGACGACAGCCAGACCCCGCTCGCCCCGCCGGCCGCCCCCGCGGCCGCGCGCGTAGAGGGGCAGATCCCCACCCGCGCCCAGGAGCGGCCGGGCACCTTCGTGGACTTCACCGACGAGGCGCTGTGGGAGCACGTCGCCGCCGGCGGCGGGGTGGCCACGGTGGGCCTCAAGGCGCCGGGCGCGCCGCGCGGCTTCTACCGCGGCAAGGTGCTGGTCGACGCGCCCACCTGGAGCCAGGCCGGCCGCGCCGTCCTCGCCCAGCAGGGCGTGACGCTCCTGCAGCGCGACACCCTGCTGCCCACGCTCAAGGTGCGGCTGGCGAGCGTGGACGCGCTCAGGGCCGTGCGCAGGCTGGGCTTCGTGGACTACGTGGAGCCGGTGATGGCCGCCGGCGACCTGAACAGCCACGCCGGCGTGGGCGGATGCAGCTGGGGCGACCCGTGGACGGGCGACCGCCAGTACACCGCCTCGGGCGACGTCTACTCGCAGAAGTTCACCGCCATGGGGATCCCCTCCGCCTGGACGCTCTCCAGCGGCGCCGGGGTCACCATCGGCCTGATCGACACCGGGCTGTCGTCGGCGCAGGGGCAGTTCATGAGCACCTTCACCAGCGGTGAGAGCGCCGGGCGCAGCCTCCGCCTCCTGTACGTCTCGCCCACCTTCACCTCGGCGTACGACGAGTGCGGCCACGGCACCCGCATGGCCGGCATCATCGCCGCGCCGCGCGACGGGCAGAACGTGGGCGGCATCGCCTACCGCGCCAACCTGGTGAGCGTGCGCCACGCCAACGGGGTGGCCGCCGTCTCCAGCAGCGACGCCAAGTACGGCGTGCGCGGCGCCCTGCAGTACGGCTCGTGGGTGATCGCGATGGCGTGGGAGAGCCTGAACTGGTGGTGGCAGGTGTCCGACGAGATCGAGTACTGGCACTACAACTACGACGTGCTCTTCTTCGGCGCGGCCGGCACCTCCGGGTGCGGCGACGGCATCCTGGACAGCAACGTGGTGTTCCCGGCCGACATGCCCGAGGTGGTGGCCGTCACCGGCGTCACCTACCCCGGCGGCGGCGTGCCCTGCGGCATCCACCACGGCAGCGACGTGGAGCTCACCGCGTACCTCGACGTCCCCAGCACGGGCCGGTACACGGGCGACGTGGTGAGCATGGGCGGCAGCTCGAACGCCACCGCGGTGGTCTCGTCGGTGGCCGCGCTGGTGTGGAGCCGCAACCCCGCGCTCACGCGCGACCAGCTCCGGCAGCGCCTGTGGCAGACGGCGCAGTACTACCCGAGCCGCCACTCCGAGGAGGGCTACGGCGTGATCAACGCCTACCGCGCCGTCTCGGGGAACTGA